A region from the Lycium barbarum isolate Lr01 chromosome 8, ASM1917538v2, whole genome shotgun sequence genome encodes:
- the LOC132607966 gene encoding uncharacterized protein LOC132607966: protein MEEPEVLTTCNSGRRIHIDPNYSPEFEFWMIRNPSFPQPDLLSADELFSDGILLPLHNLQCPIFYDPPDPNPPSDKTDSVPETEISACESTLSKRWKDIFKKNNRNIPSIISQVRSEERRVYADLSLTLEGREIVSDSQEKKKKEKKCGAVAATTTYTVKFHKARSEKDRMYADLDLTTILKGGESISEKKKEKKCGAAGRSNINRAELNINIWPFSRSRSAGNSGIRSRMVRRKGNSAPCSRSNSAGESKSTKWPSSPSRTNGVYLGRKTRVMKLNVPVCIGYRQQSVCRSDENSAISGQSGGEGVRSSNLLNIRSIFTKKVH from the coding sequence ATGGAAGAACCTGAAGTACTTACAACATGCAACAGTGGAAGAAGAATACACATCGACCCGAATTACTCACCCGAATTCGAGTTTTGGATGATCCGAAACCCTTCCTTTCCACAACCCGACTTACTCTCTGCTGATGAACTCTTCTCTGATGGAATCCTTCTTCCTCTCCACAATCTCCAATGCCCCATCTTTTATGACCCACCTGACCCGAACCCTCCATCAGACAAAACTGACTCCGTACCCGAAACCGAGATTTCTGCATGTGAATCCACATTATCGAAGCGTTGGAAAgacattttcaagaaaaataacaggaacatacccagtataatttcACAAGTGAGGTCTGAGGAGAgaagagtgtatgcagaccttagcCTTACTTTAGAAGGCAGAGAGATTGTTTCTGATAGtcaggagaagaagaagaaagagaagaaatGTGGGGCTGttgcagcaacaacaacatacacagtgAAATTTCACAAAGCAAGATCGGAGAAGGATAGAATGTACGCAGATCTTGACCTTACCACTATCTTGAAAGGTGGAGAGTCGATATCcgagaagaagaaagagaagaaatGCGGAGCTGCTGGTAGAAGTAATATTAATAGGGCGGAGCTGAATATCAACATCTGGCCATTTTCAAGAAGTAGATCAGCCGGAAACAGCGGAATTAGGTCACGAATGGTGAGACGTAAGGGGAATAGTGCACCGTGTTCCCGGAGTAACTCCGCCGGTGAGTCAAAGTCAACGAAATGGCCAAGTAGTCCCAGCCGTACTAATGGAGTTTATTTGGGCCGGAAAACTAGAGTTATGAAGTTGAATGTACCGGTTTGCATTGGTTACAGGCAACAGTCAGTTTGCAGAAGTGATGAAAATAGTGCTATAAGTGGACAGAGTGGTGGTGAAGGGGTCCGTAGCAGTAATTTACTTAATATTCGAAGCATTTTTACCAAGAAAGTGCATTAG